GCCGCAGCCCCGTTATGCCTAGACTAGTGCCGTCCGGTCCGCACCCCTTGCGGGCCGAGCCCACGAAACCAGAACTGGAGGAGTTCCATGACCATCCGACGACTCGCCGGCGCGCTCTTGGCGTGCCTGTTTTCGACCGTTCCCCTTGCCCAGACCGAGATCAAATTCGGCCACGTGGGCGAGCCCGGCTCGCTATTCGCGGCCTCTGCCGAGGAGTTCGCCAGGCGCGCCAATGCCAAGCTTGGCGACAAGGCCAAGGTCGTCGTCTTCGGCTCGAGCCAGCTGGGGGGCGACAAGGAACTGGTCCAGAAGCTCAAGCTGGGCACGGTGGACATCGCCCTGCCCTCCACCGTGATGACCTCCGAGGCGGACATCTTCGGCGTCTTCGAGATGCCGTACCTGGTCAAGGACAGGAAGCACATGGCCCGCATCGAGAAGGACGTCTTCTGGCCCACTATCGCCCCGGAGGCCGAGAAGAAGGGCCTCAAGGTGATCGCCGTCTGGGAAAACGGCTACCGGCACATCACCAACAACAAGCGCCCGATCAACACCCCTGAAGACCTCAAGGGGATCAAGCTGCGCGTGCCCGAGGGCAAGTGGCGCGTGAAGATGTTCCAGACCTACGGCGCGAATCCCTCGCCGATGAAGTTCTCCGAAGTGTTCACCGCCCTGCAGACAGGCGTGATGGACGGGCAGGAGAACCCCTTCACGCAGATCTACAGCGCCAAGTTCCAGGAAGTGCAGAAGTACATCTCCCTCACAGGGCACGTCTACACGCCGGCCTACGCCACCGTGGGCACGAAGAAATGGGCCACGCTCCCGGCCGACGTGAGGAAGATCCTCGAGGACACGGCCAAGGAGACGCAGGCCTACGTCTACGAGCTCGCCGAGAAGGGCGACACCGAGCTCCTGGGCAAGATCACCGCCGCGGGCGTGAAGTCGAACGTCCCGAACAAGGACGCCTTCGTGGCCGCGTCCAAGCCCGTCTACGACGAGTTCGCCGCCGCCGTCCCCGGTTCGCGCCAGGTGATCGACCGCGCCATCGCCCTCGGCAAGTAGCAGATGACTTTGCGGTCGTTCCGCCGGGGATACGAGCGCTTCCTGGAGTGGATCTGCATCGCGCTCATGACCGCGCTCGCCGCCGAAGTGACGGCGGGCGTGGTCTTCCGCTACTCGGGCCACTCCCTCGTCTGGTATGACGAGGTCGCCACCATCCTGCTGGCCTGGGTGACGTTCTACGGCTCCGCGCTGGCGGTTCTCAAGCATGCGCACATGGGCGTGCCCGAGATCGTGAGGATGCTGCCGCCCGGGCCGCGGGTGGTCGCCGCCGTCGTTGCGCAGTTGTGCACGCTCGCCTTCTTCGTGCTGCTCGCGTGGGTGGGCTATGAGGTCCTCGAGGTCCTCGCGACGGACCAGCTGGTTTCGCTGCCGGAGGTCTCGGTGGCCTATACCATGTCCGTGATCCCGATCAGCTCCGTCCTCTTCGTGGTTGGCCAGCTGCTGGTGTTTCCCGAGGTGCTGCGCGAGGCGCGCTGCGAGCCCGCCCTCGTGCAGGTGCCGGCATGATCGGCTTCCTCGTCCTGCTCTGCGTGGTCGGGCTGGTATTGATCAACGTTCCGATCGCCGTGGCGCTTTGCATCGCGTCGGTCGCGGCGATGCTCGCGAGCCAGGGTACCGGGAGCCTGCCCAACGTGGCGATCGCGCTCTACCAGGGCGCGACCAGCTTCCCGCTCATCGCGATCCCGCTCTTCATCCTCGCGGCCGCGATCATGAACACCTCGGGCATCTCCCACCGGCTGATCGACTTCTGCCAGGCGCTCGTCGGCTGGATGAGAGGCGCTCTCGCGCAGGTGAACGTGCTCAGCCACATGTTCTTCGCGGAGATCTCGGGCTCGGCCGTGGCGGGCGTGGCCGCAACCGCGTCCATCATCATGCCGGCCATGAAGGCGCGCGGCTACCCGGGACCCTTCACGGCCGCGGTGACCTCCTCCACGGCCACCCTCGCGATCATCATCCCGCCGTCGATCCCCATGATCCTCTACGCGGTCATGGCGGGGACGTCGGTGGTGCAGATGTTCGTCGCGGGCATCGTGCCCGGCCTGCTCACGGCATTCGGCTTCATGGCGCTGTGCTACTGGTATGCCGTCCGGTACAACTGGCCGGTGGAGGAGATCTTCCAGTGGGGCAAGCTCTGGCGCGCCTTCAAGCATGCGTTCTGGGCGCTCACGCTTCCCATCATCATCCTGGGCGGGATCTTCGGGGGCATCGTCACCGCGACCGAGGGAGCGGCGCTCGCCGTCGTCGCCTCTCTCTTCGTGGGGGGCGTGGTGTATCGCGAGCTCGACGGGAAGCGGCTGCGCGAGGCGATCATCGACGGGACCGTGCAGACCGGCACCGTGATGCTGCTGGTCGCCGCCTCGGCCCTCCTGGGCCTCTATCTCACGGAGGTGCAGCTTCCGCAGCGCATCGCGGCGGCGATGCTCTCCTTCACGAGCGAGAAGTGGGCCATTCTCGCGATCATGAACGTCTTCTTCCTGATCATCGGCATGTTCCTGCACTCGGCCGCCGCGATCATCCTGGTGGTGCCCATCGTGATGCCGGTCGTAACCGCGGCCGGGATCGATCCGGTCCATTTCGGCGTGATCGTGACGCTCAACCTCGCCATCGGCCAGCAGACGCCGCCCGTGGCAAGCGTGCTCCTGCTCACCTGCTCGATCGCGAAGGAGAGCGTCTGGGACGTGACCAAGGCGAACCTTCCGTTCATCGGGATCCTCCTCTTCACGCTTCTTCTGATCACCTACGTGCCCGTCGTCACACTGGGCCTGGTGAACGTGTTCTACCGCTAGCCGATGGTCGAAACCATACTCGTCGAACGCGACGGAACGATCGCCACCGTCGTCCTCAACCGTCCCGAAAAGCTGAACGCGCTCACCAAGCCGATGTGGCAGCGCTTGGGCGATGTCTTCCTCGAACTGGACGCCGACGACGACGTGCGCTGCATCCTGCTGCGCGGCGCGGGCGAGAAGGCCTTCGCGCCCGGCAACGACATCTCGGAATTCGACCGCGAGCGCTCCAACGTCGACCAGGCTCGCGCCTACGGGAAGATCATGACTCGCACCATCGACGCGATCGGCCATTGCCGCCACCCGGTGGTCGCCCAGATCCACGGCATCTGCGTGGGCGGGGGCCTGGAGATCGCCGGCCTCGCGGACATCCGCATCTGCGGGGAGTCGAGCCGGTTCGGCGTGCCCATCAACAAGCTCGGACTGGTGATGGCCTATGCGGAGATCGGCGCCCTCATCTCGCTCGCCGGCGAGGCGGTGGCGCTCGAGATCCTGCTGGAGGGCCGCGTGTTCGACGCGAAAGAGGCGAAGGACAAGGGCCTGGTCACGCGTGTCGTTCCCGATGCCGATGTCGAGGCGGAGGCGAAGGCCACCGCGCGGCGCATCGCGGACGGGGCGCCGCTGGTGGCGCGGTGGCACAAGAAGTTCGCGCGCCGCCTGCGCGACGGGCAGCTCCTCACCGCCGAGGAACTGGACGAGGGATACGCGTGCTATGGCACGGAGGATTTCCGCATCGGGCGGGCGGCTTTCCTCGCGAAGGCGAAGCCGGAGTTCAAGGGGCGGTAGGGAGTTACGCGACTCAAAAGCAGGGACACGGAGAACACGGGGGAGGTGCGCGCCCCAAAAAGGGGGGGGGGGGGAGGAAGGCAAAGAAGCTATGAGGGTTGCCAGAGCCCGGACTCGCAAGAATGAATGCGGATGAACACGGATAAGTGCAAATGAAAACAATCAGGGTTGCCAGAGCCCGGGCTTGCGATGAAGTGGCCACAACTCGCCATAACTCCATTCGTTCTTATCCGTGTTCATCCGTGTTCATCCGTGTCCCTGTTTTTGAGTCGCGTAACTCGCCCACCCTTCCATCATGAGCGGACCCCTGAAAGGCATCCGCGTCGTCGAGCTGGCCCAGATCATGGCCGGCCCCACCTGCGGCATGCTGCTTGCCGACATGGGCGCCGACGTGATCAAGGTGGAGAAGCTCCCCGGCGGCGACGACACGCGCTCCTACTCCCGTCCTTCGGTGAACGGCGAGTCGGCCGCATTCATGATGCTCAACCGCAACAAGCGCGGCATCGCGGTGAACCTGAAGATGGCCGAGGGACTGGAGGCGGTGAAGAAGCTCCTGCTGACGGCGGACGTGGTCACGGAAAACTACCGCAAGGGCACCCTGGAAAAGCTGGGCCTGGGCTGGGACGTGCTGCGCGCCCTCAACCCGCGGCTCATCTACTGCGTCGTCTCCGGTTACGGCCGCACCGGACCCTACGCCGACAAGGGCGGATTCGACCTGATCGCGCAGGGCTTCTCCGGGCTCATGTCGATCACGGGCGAGCCCGGCGGGCCCCCGGTCAAGGCGGGCTCGCCTATCGCCGACATCAACGCCGGCATCTTCGCCGCGCTGGGCATCGTCTCCGCCCTGCACGCACGGCATGCGACGGGGCGCGGCCAGATGGTGGATACCTCGCTCATGGAAGCGGCCATCCAGCAGACGTACTGGCAGAGCGCGATCTACTTCGCCACGGGCGAGAATCCGGGGCCCACGGGCTCGGCGCACATCCTCACCGCGCCCTACCAGGCTTTTCCGACGGCGGACGGCTGGATCAACGTGGGCGGCGCCAACCAGTCCAACTGGGAGCGCATCGCGAAGGTGATCGGCCGCGAGGACCTCTTGGCCGACCCGCGCTTCGCCACCAACGGCGACCGCATGAAGCACCTGGCCGAGCTCACGCCCCTTATCGCCCAGTGCATGAAATCGCGCCCCTCGGCCCACTGGATTCGCGAGTTCGAGGCGGCCGGCGTGCCGGTCGGCCCCATCAACCGGATCGGCGACATGCTCGCCGACCCGCAGGTCGCCGCGCGCGAGATGGTGATCGAGGTCGAGCACCCGGTGGCCGGCAGGACGAAGGCGCTGGGCATGCCGGTGAAGTTCTCGGATACACCCTGCGCCGTCACGCGCGCCTCCCCCCTGCTCGGCCAGCACACGCGCGAGATACTCGATTCGCTCGGCTACGACGCCGCCGCCATCGACCGCCTGGCCGCCTCCGGTGCCGTCGCCCTGGGAGCCTGATTCCGAATGGCGCCGGTCACCGCAGGCAACTCCCGCGCAAGGTGCAGGCCGAAACGATGAATTCCGCGCTCCTCCTCGCGATCCTGGCCGTCTCCGCGCTCGTCACCTCGTTCATTTCCGGCATCCTCGGCATGGCCGGCGGCATGATCTTCCTGGGCGTTCTGCTGGCGCTGCTCACCGTGCCGAAGGCGATGGTGCTGCACGGCGTGACGCAGCTCGCTTCCAACGGCTGGCGCGCGGCCCTCTGGCGCGAATCGATCGACTGGCGCGTCTTCCGCGGCAATGCCTACGGGGCGTTAGCGGCGCTCGCGGCGTTCACCCTGGTGCAGCTCGTGGTGAGCAAGCCGGTCGCGCTAATCGTGCTGGGCGTCACGCCCTTCATCGGCCTCGCGCTGCCCGGGAAACTCATCCTCGACGTGAAGAAACGCGGGCATCCGTTCGCCTGCGGCTTCATCTGCACCGCGTTGCAGCTCATCGCCGGCGTCGCCGGACCCATCCTCGACCTGTTCTTCGTCCGCTCGCGAATGGACCGGCGCGCGGTCGTCGCGACGAAGGCCGCGACGCAGAGTCTCGCGCACATGATCAAGATCGCCTATTTCGGCGCACTCGTGGGCGCGGCCCAGCGCGGCACGGTGGACTTCTGGCTGGGCGTGCTGATGGTGACGCTCGCCATCGCCGGCACCTCGCTCTCTCGAACGATCCTGGAACGTCTCACCGACGCATCCTTCCGCCTGTGGACGAGGTGGACGGTCATGGTGACGGGCGTGGTCTACCTGGGCAGCGGCGCGTGGATGCTCGCGGCACGCTGAAGCTGGCACGGTCTCGTTTCGCCTCATCGCCGCGCCTCCGGGACGGCCCGTGAAGACCTTCATCGCCGACGATGGGGAGACGATCCGCGTCGCCGTCTCCGGCAGCGGCGCGCCGATCGTGATGCTGCACGGCTGGACGGCCAGTCACACGGAGTGGGCACCCCTCGTCCACGGTCTCGCGCGTGTCCATGCAGTGCATCGCTGGGATGCGCGCGGGCATGGCGGGCACACGCCCGCGACCGCCACCGTCCCCACGGTGCAGCGCATGGCGCGTGACCTCGCCAATCTCCTCGAGCGTTTTGGCTTGCGCGATCCCGTTCTGGTCGGCCATTCCATGGGCGTGCTCACGATCTGGGAGTACATCCGGACTTTCGGCACCGGCGGCCTCGGGCGGCTTTGCCTCATCGATCAGTCGCCCCGGCTCGTGACAGACGCGGCATGGGCGGACGGCATCTACGGGGATTTCGACCGGGCCCGCGCCGATGCCTTCGTGGAGGAGCTGGAGGCCGACCTTCCCGAGGCCGTGCTTCGTCTCGCCGCGCACGGTCTCAATGCCCGGGCCGGGCGCAAATACGACGAGAATTCGCGCGGCTGGCAACTGGCGCGCGAGGCGCTGCGAAAACTGCGTCCCGGACCGCTCATCGAAACGTGGCAGAGCCTCACCGCGGCCGATTATCGCGACGTCCTGCCGCGAATCGACGTTCCGGCACTCCTCGTGTACGGCGGCGAAAGCAATTTCTACCGCCTCGAGACCGCGCGACACGTCCACGACTGGATCCGGGATTCGGAACTGCTCGTTTACGAAGGCGCCGACCATTCGCCGCATCTGTGCGAGCCGGACCGGTTCGAGCGCGACCTCCTCGCGTTCATCGCGCGTTGACCGGAGTGCCCTCCATGTCCTCGACCCCGATCCTTCGAACGGAACCCCTCGGGTTCGTCTGGACGACACCGGATCCCTTCCTTTTCTGCGTGCACCACGACGATCGCTACCCGGCGGGCAACGAGGCACTCGGGCCTGCCGCATCGCTGGACGGCCGCAACCTGGGCCGGGATTTCGAGCCGAAGGACGGCTGGCGCATGTATCACGGCCATCGGGTGCCGGGATTCCCGCAGCATCCCCATCGCGGCTTCGAGACGGTGACCTTCGTCCGGCGCGGGCTCATCGACCACGCCGATTCGATGGGGGCCGCGGCGCGCTACGGCGCAGGCGACGTGCAGTGGCTCACCGCCGGCCGGGGCATCCAGCACGCGGAAATGTTCCCGCTCCTCGATCGCGCAAATGCCAATCCGCTGGAACTCTTCCAGATCTGGCTCAACCTGCCGGCCGCGGACAAGATGGCGCAGCCGCATTTCTCGATGTTCTGGGACGACCAGGTTCCGCGATTGCGCGAAGGCGGCGTCGAGGTGACCCTCATCGCGGGCCGGCTGGGTGAGTGCGAGGCGCCCCGGCCGCCGCCCAGCTCCTGGGCTTCGCGGGCCGACTCCGACGTCGCGATCTGGATCATCCGCCTGGCCCCAAACGCGACATGGACGCTGCCTGCCGCCGCGAACGGGTCGAATCGGCACCTCTACCACTTCGAGGGCAGCGGGCTGCGCATCGGTGGTGCACCGGTTCCTGACCGGCACATGGCCGTGGTCGGCGGCGAGGTGGCGCTGGAGCTGGCGGCAGGCGCGAACGAATCGCAGCTCCTGATGCTCCAGGGTCGCCCCATCGGCGAGCCTGTCGCACAGGCCGGTCCTTTCGTGATGAACACGCGGACCGAGCTGCAGCGCGCCTTCGACGACTACCAGCGCACGCAGTTCGGGGGATGGCCCTGGCCCTCGGCGGACCCGGTGCACGGGTGCGAGGGTCGCTTCGCGCGCCACGCCGATGGCCGCATGGAGCGACCGGCCGAATCCTGACTGCCGGCGTCAGGCGTCCAGCGCGCCCGCCTTGCGCACGATGCACTGGATCTGCGCCAGCGTATCGGGGAAGGCCGTCTGGTCGATGGGGCGGATGAAACGGCGCTTGAGGGCTTCCTTGTCGCCCCCCAGGAGCCGCAGCACGCCGTAGGCGACGCGTCCCGCCGCACGCTCGAGCTTCCAGCGGATCGTCCCGGCCATCCGGCCGTTGCTCTGCAGGCGCCGGTCGTAGGCCGTGTCGAAAAGACGGATGTCGAGCACCTTGCCTCCCGGCAGGCAGTCCGCCAGCTCCCGCAGGTTCACCGATACGGGCGACCAGCTCGCCCTCCCGGCGATCGTGAAGGTCCATTTGTGGTCGCGATTGAAGCGGCTGGGCCAGAAGCCCTGCTCGTAGAGATCCTCGTCCGGGACGATCACGAACAGCACCCCGCCGGGTTTCACCAGCGCCCACCACTGCGCGATGGCCGCCCGGGGATCGCGCATGTGCTCGAGGCAGTGGGAGGCATAGACAAAGTCGAACTGCCGGTGGACGTGCTGCAGGATCTCGTTGGCGTCGCCCTGCGCCAGGTCGAAGGGCATGACGTGCGGGAACACCGGATCGGCGCCGCAGCCGATGTCGATGCCCTCGCCCCGGAGCACGGCGTGCTCCAGCTCGCCCCATACCTTCTTCGTCTTGGAGGATTCGTCGGCCATTTGTTTCGGTGCCAGGCGCCGGTGCCAGGCACCACAATTCCCTACATCGAGATCGAGCCCTCGCGGAATTCGGTCTTGTCGAGCCAGACGTTCACGAGCACGGGCTTGCCGGTGGCCGCGATGCGCCGCGCTTCGGCGAGCCCCGCGTCCACTTCCGCGCCGGTGCGAATCTCCACGCCCGCGGCGCCAAAGCCCCGGGCGACCTCGTGATAGGCGGTGCGCGCGAGCACGGTGCCCACATCGTCGCCCAGCATCTTCACCTGCTCGCGCGCGATCTGTGTCCAGCCGGCATCGTTGCCGACCACGGCAATCACCGGGATGCCATGGCGCACGAAGGTATCGAACTCCGAAAGCCCGTAGCCGCAGGCGCCGTCGCCCCAGACGATCCACACCTCCGACTGCGGCTTAACGACGGATGCGCCGAGCGCAAAGCCGGCGCCGACACCCAGCGTGCCGAAGGCACCCGGGTCGAGCCACGCCAGCGGTCCTCGTGGCCGCAGGATGTAGGACGCCGTCGCCACGAAGTCCCCCCCGTCGGCCACGAACACGGCGTTGTCGCCGGCCACGCGATCCATCGCGCGGAAGAAGGCGACCGGGTTCACGTGCGCCCCGGAGGCCCTGGCCTGTTCGTCGATTTCTCCCTCGCGCTCGGCATCCCGCGCGTGAAGGGTGGCGATCCAGTCGACGCGCTTCGCTCCTCCTCCCGCTCGCTCGGCCACGGCGGTGATGAAGCGACCCGCATCCCCGATGGCCTCGATCGCGGGCTTGCGGTTCAGGCGCGCATCCTTCGTGCTGCGGTTCGCGGCGATGAGCGTCGCCGAGCGCCGCACGTGCTTGCCGTAGTCGAGGCGAAAGTCGCAGGGCACGCCCGCGAGCAGTACGCAGTCGGACTCGCGAAGCGCCTTGCGGCGCGCGTGGCGCATCTGCAGGCCCGAATCCCGGCCCAGCAATCCGCGCGCCATGCCCGACAGGTACACCGGCACGCCGAGCCGCTTCACCGCTTCGGCCACCTGCGCGGCCGCCGCGGCCTCGACGATCGACTGGCTTCCCAGCACCATGAGCGGCCGCTCGGCCTTCGACAGGGCGTCCGCCGCGTGCGCCACGGCCCCGTCGCCCGCGAGGGGCACGGGCACCGCCCGGCCGGTCGGCGAATAGGGCTGGTCGCTGCCTGCGAACATCCGGCTCGCATGGCGATTGAGGTACCAGCGCAGGAACCGGTCCGCGATCGACGTGCCCTTCCCCGCTGCGTCCGAGTACCAGCCGCGGATGAGTTTCTCGTCGTAGAGGAGATCGACCGGACATTCGACGAACGTCGGGCCGGGCACGCCCTCGAGCGACGCGACGAGCGCTTCTTCCACCGCCGGCCCCAGGTCGGCCACTCGCCGCACCTGCTTGATCAGCTTCACATGCGGGGCCACCAGCGGCTTCTGGTCGATGTCCTGCAAGGCGCCGCGTCCCTGCAGCGCCGTGGGGGCCGCGCCGCCCAGCAGGAGCACGGGCGATTGCGCCATCTGCGCGTTCTTGAGCGCGGTGATCGTGTTGGTGACGCCCGGGCCCGCCGTCACCGCCGCCACGCCCGGCGTCCCGGTCAGTCGGGCCACGGCGTCGGCCGCGAAGACGGCCGTGACCTCGTCGCGCGTGTCCACGATGCGGATGCCGCGGCGCTTGGCCGCCACGAGGATGGGGGAGATGTGCCCGCCGCATAGGGTGAAGATGAATTTCACCCCGTGCGCGGCCAGCGCGGCCGCCACGCGTTCGCCGCCGTGGGCCGGGATGTCGGATGCGTTCATGGGAACCTTTCTATGTTTCCTTCGTTGCATGCTGGCGCGTGAGCTCGCGGTAATCGATCTTGCCCACGCGCGTGAGGGGGAGCGCGGTCACGAACTCGACTTCGCGCGGGCACGACCACTTGATGAGCCGCTCGCGGCAATGCGCGATGATCGCCTCCTGCAGCGCCG
This Betaproteobacteria bacterium DNA region includes the following protein-coding sequences:
- a CDS encoding TRAP transporter substrate-binding protein, with translation MTIRRLAGALLACLFSTVPLAQTEIKFGHVGEPGSLFAASAEEFARRANAKLGDKAKVVVFGSSQLGGDKELVQKLKLGTVDIALPSTVMTSEADIFGVFEMPYLVKDRKHMARIEKDVFWPTIAPEAEKKGLKVIAVWENGYRHITNNKRPINTPEDLKGIKLRVPEGKWRVKMFQTYGANPSPMKFSEVFTALQTGVMDGQENPFTQIYSAKFQEVQKYISLTGHVYTPAYATVGTKKWATLPADVRKILEDTAKETQAYVYELAEKGDTELLGKITAAGVKSNVPNKDAFVAASKPVYDEFAAAVPGSRQVIDRAIALGK
- a CDS encoding TRAP transporter small permease — translated: MTLRSFRRGYERFLEWICIALMTALAAEVTAGVVFRYSGHSLVWYDEVATILLAWVTFYGSALAVLKHAHMGVPEIVRMLPPGPRVVAAVVAQLCTLAFFVLLAWVGYEVLEVLATDQLVSLPEVSVAYTMSVIPISSVLFVVGQLLVFPEVLREARCEPALVQVPA
- a CDS encoding TRAP transporter large permease, whose translation is MIGFLVLLCVVGLVLINVPIAVALCIASVAAMLASQGTGSLPNVAIALYQGATSFPLIAIPLFILAAAIMNTSGISHRLIDFCQALVGWMRGALAQVNVLSHMFFAEISGSAVAGVAATASIIMPAMKARGYPGPFTAAVTSSTATLAIIIPPSIPMILYAVMAGTSVVQMFVAGIVPGLLTAFGFMALCYWYAVRYNWPVEEIFQWGKLWRAFKHAFWALTLPIIILGGIFGGIVTATEGAALAVVASLFVGGVVYRELDGKRLREAIIDGTVQTGTVMLLVAASALLGLYLTEVQLPQRIAAAMLSFTSEKWAILAIMNVFFLIIGMFLHSAAAIILVVPIVMPVVTAAGIDPVHFGVIVTLNLAIGQQTPPVASVLLLTCSIAKESVWDVTKANLPFIGILLFTLLLITYVPVVTLGLVNVFYR
- a CDS encoding enoyl-CoA hydratase/isomerase family protein, translating into MVETILVERDGTIATVVLNRPEKLNALTKPMWQRLGDVFLELDADDDVRCILLRGAGEKAFAPGNDISEFDRERSNVDQARAYGKIMTRTIDAIGHCRHPVVAQIHGICVGGGLEIAGLADIRICGESSRFGVPINKLGLVMAYAEIGALISLAGEAVALEILLEGRVFDAKEAKDKGLVTRVVPDADVEAEAKATARRIADGAPLVARWHKKFARRLRDGQLLTAEELDEGYACYGTEDFRIGRAAFLAKAKPEFKGR
- a CDS encoding CoA transferase, which encodes MSGPLKGIRVVELAQIMAGPTCGMLLADMGADVIKVEKLPGGDDTRSYSRPSVNGESAAFMMLNRNKRGIAVNLKMAEGLEAVKKLLLTADVVTENYRKGTLEKLGLGWDVLRALNPRLIYCVVSGYGRTGPYADKGGFDLIAQGFSGLMSITGEPGGPPVKAGSPIADINAGIFAALGIVSALHARHATGRGQMVDTSLMEAAIQQTYWQSAIYFATGENPGPTGSAHILTAPYQAFPTADGWINVGGANQSNWERIAKVIGREDLLADPRFATNGDRMKHLAELTPLIAQCMKSRPSAHWIREFEAAGVPVGPINRIGDMLADPQVAAREMVIEVEHPVAGRTKALGMPVKFSDTPCAVTRASPLLGQHTREILDSLGYDAAAIDRLAASGAVALGA
- a CDS encoding TSUP family transporter; protein product: MNSALLLAILAVSALVTSFISGILGMAGGMIFLGVLLALLTVPKAMVLHGVTQLASNGWRAALWRESIDWRVFRGNAYGALAALAAFTLVQLVVSKPVALIVLGVTPFIGLALPGKLILDVKKRGHPFACGFICTALQLIAGVAGPILDLFFVRSRMDRRAVVATKAATQSLAHMIKIAYFGALVGAAQRGTVDFWLGVLMVTLAIAGTSLSRTILERLTDASFRLWTRWTVMVTGVVYLGSGAWMLAAR
- a CDS encoding alpha/beta hydrolase, coding for MKTFIADDGETIRVAVSGSGAPIVMLHGWTASHTEWAPLVHGLARVHAVHRWDARGHGGHTPATATVPTVQRMARDLANLLERFGLRDPVLVGHSMGVLTIWEYIRTFGTGGLGRLCLIDQSPRLVTDAAWADGIYGDFDRARADAFVEELEADLPEAVLRLAAHGLNARAGRKYDENSRGWQLAREALRKLRPGPLIETWQSLTAADYRDVLPRIDVPALLVYGGESNFYRLETARHVHDWIRDSELLVYEGADHSPHLCEPDRFERDLLAFIAR
- a CDS encoding pirin family protein, encoding MSSTPILRTEPLGFVWTTPDPFLFCVHHDDRYPAGNEALGPAASLDGRNLGRDFEPKDGWRMYHGHRVPGFPQHPHRGFETVTFVRRGLIDHADSMGAAARYGAGDVQWLTAGRGIQHAEMFPLLDRANANPLELFQIWLNLPAADKMAQPHFSMFWDDQVPRLREGGVEVTLIAGRLGECEAPRPPPSSWASRADSDVAIWIIRLAPNATWTLPAAANGSNRHLYHFEGSGLRIGGAPVPDRHMAVVGGEVALELAAGANESQLLMLQGRPIGEPVAQAGPFVMNTRTELQRAFDDYQRTQFGGWPWPSADPVHGCEGRFARHADGRMERPAES
- a CDS encoding methyltransferase domain-containing protein; the encoded protein is MADESSKTKKVWGELEHAVLRGEGIDIGCGADPVFPHVMPFDLAQGDANEILQHVHRQFDFVYASHCLEHMRDPRAAIAQWWALVKPGGVLFVIVPDEDLYEQGFWPSRFNRDHKWTFTIAGRASWSPVSVNLRELADCLPGGKVLDIRLFDTAYDRRLQSNGRMAGTIRWKLERAAGRVAYGVLRLLGGDKEALKRRFIRPIDQTAFPDTLAQIQCIVRKAGALDA
- a CDS encoding thiamine pyrophosphate-binding protein produces the protein MNASDIPAHGGERVAAALAAHGVKFIFTLCGGHISPILVAAKRRGIRIVDTRDEVTAVFAADAVARLTGTPGVAAVTAGPGVTNTITALKNAQMAQSPVLLLGGAAPTALQGRGALQDIDQKPLVAPHVKLIKQVRRVADLGPAVEEALVASLEGVPGPTFVECPVDLLYDEKLIRGWYSDAAGKGTSIADRFLRWYLNRHASRMFAGSDQPYSPTGRAVPVPLAGDGAVAHAADALSKAERPLMVLGSQSIVEAAAAAQVAEAVKRLGVPVYLSGMARGLLGRDSGLQMRHARRKALRESDCVLLAGVPCDFRLDYGKHVRRSATLIAANRSTKDARLNRKPAIEAIGDAGRFITAVAERAGGGAKRVDWIATLHARDAEREGEIDEQARASGAHVNPVAFFRAMDRVAGDNAVFVADGGDFVATASYILRPRGPLAWLDPGAFGTLGVGAGFALGASVVKPQSEVWIVWGDGACGYGLSEFDTFVRHGIPVIAVVGNDAGWTQIAREQVKMLGDDVGTVLARTAYHEVARGFGAAGVEIRTGAEVDAGLAEARRIAATGKPVLVNVWLDKTEFREGSISM